The genomic DNA GCGGGTCGAGTCACGCATCCAGCTGCCCAACGTGACCGGCGCCGCCGCCAAGGGCTACTGGCCCGCCTTCTGGATGCTGGGCGCGCCCTACCGGGGCAACTACCAGAACTGGCCGAGCGTCGGCGAGCTGGACATCATGGAGAACGTCCAGGGCCTCAACACCGACTGGGCCACCGTGCACTGCGGCACCAACCCGGGCGGCCCGTGCAACGAGACCAGCGGCATCGGCGGCAACACCCCGTGCGCCGGAACCACGTGTCAGGCCAGCTTCCACACGTACGCCATGGAGTGGGACAGGTCGACGAGCACCGAGGAGATCCGCTTCTACCTGGACGGCGTCAACTTCCATACGGTGAAGGCCAGTCAGGTCGACGCGACGACGTGGGCGAACGCCACCGGCCACGGCTTCTTCGTCATCCTGAACGTCGCGATGGGCGGCGGCTTCCCCGCCGCGTTCGGCGGCGGTCCGGACAGCGGCACCGACCCCGGCCACCCGATGGTCGTCGACTATGTGCAGGTGCTCCAGTCGAGCGGCGGGAGCGGTACCACACCCCCTCCGTCCGGCAGCCGTGACGCATACAGCGCCATCCAGGCCGAGTCCTACGACAGCCAGTCCGGGACGAGCACCGAGACGACCACCGACACGGGCGGCGGCCAGAACATCGGCTCGCTGGGCAACGGCGACTGGGCGCTCTACAAGGGGGTCGACTTCGGCTCCACCGCGGCGAAGCAGTTCTACGCGCGGGTCGCGAGCGGCGCGGCGGCCGGCGTCAGCGGGCTGGTGGAGGTACGCCTCGACAGCCGCACCGGCTCACCGGTCGGCAGCTTCTCGGTGGCCGGCACCGGTGGCTGGCAGAGCTGGAGAACGGTCCCGGCGAACATCAGCTCGGTCACCGGGACCCACGACGTCTATCTGACCTTCACCAGCGGCCAGTCGGCCGACTTCGTGAACGTCAACTGGTTCGACTTCGGTCACTGACCGGTTCCTGGGGGCTCCACGCGCACGCGTGGAGCCCCCATTCGCGTCCGGGCGACCTCGCTCCGCCACGCGTCCGGGCGGCCCGGCTCCGCTCAGCGCAGCTCCGCCCGGAACGCCGCCGGAGTGGTGTCCGTGTGCTGGTGGAAGAACTTGGAGAAGTTGGCCGAGTCGGGGAAACCCACCGCGGCTCCGACCCGGCCGATCGGCAGGTCCGTGTGCGCGAGCAGGCGCTTGGCCTCCAGGGTCACCCGCTTGTCGATGAACCCCTTGGGGGTCTGGCCGGTGGCGGCGCGGACCGCGCGGACCAGGGTGCGGCGGGAGTAGCCGAGGGTGTCGGCGTACGCGCTGACGCTGTGGTTGGTCGCGAAGCCCTTCTCCACCGCGTCCCTGAAGCGGGTGAAGGTGGTGTCCGTCTGCTCGCGGCCGGCCTGCGCCGAGCTGACCGCGAGATGGGCCAGGCGGAACAGGAACGCGGTGAGCGTGTGCCGCAGCACCGAGGTGTGCAGGCTCAGCGGCAGCGTCGTCGTGTCGACGTACTCGCGCTCCAGTTGGGCGAGGGAGTGTTCGAGAGCGGCGAGCCGGTCCGGGTCGGGGTGCAGCAGCGGCGGCAGGTCGTAGCGGTAGAGGCCGGTCGCCTCGACCGTGGCCCGGGGCAGGAAACCGGGCTGCATGGTCAGGACGGTCCCGCGGTACTCGTCGGTCCGGGAGAAGCGGTGCACCTGTCCGGGGCGGATCCACAGCACGTCACCGGCGGAGGCCTCGTACTCGGCGAAGTCGATCATGTGCCGGACCGGGCCGTCGTGGAACACCATCACGACGTGGAAGTCGATCCGGTGCACGCGGTCCAGGGGGGCGTCCGCATGCCAGATCCGGTCGGCGCCCATCGGGCCGACCTGCATGCCGACGCCGAAGACGCTCAGGTCGACGGGGAAGGGGAAGGTTCTGATCCCGTCACCTTCATGGGCGGCTCGGGTGGTTCTGTCTGCCATGTCCCTCTCGCGGCGGCTCGGCCCTGCTGTCGGTGTCCCACTTTCACCGAAGGCTGACACAGGGGCACCTTCCCCGGCAAAAGTCAGACTTTTAGGTTTGAAGGCGTTCCACCAGTGACTCCCCGTTTCGTGAGGACTTCTTGAAGATGAGCACGCACACCCACGACAGCTTCGAGTGGACCGACCTCGACCGGCGTGCCGTCGACACGGCCCGCCTGCTGGCCGCCGATGCCGTGCAGAAGGTGGGCAACGGCCACCCCGGCACCGCGATGAGCCTGGCACCGGCCGCGTACACGATCTTTCAAAAGGTGATGCGACACGACCCCGCCGATCCCGAGTGGACCGGCCGTGACCGTTTCGTCCTCTCCCCCGGCCACACCTCACTGACTCTCTACACCCAGCTCTTCCTCGCCGGATACGAGCTGGAGCTCGACGACCTGAAGGCGTTCCGTACGCACGGCTCGAAGACACCCGGCCACCCCGAGTACGGGCACACGGCCGGCGTCGAGACCACCACGGGCCCGCTGGGCCAGGGCGCCGCCAACGCGGTGGGCATGGCGATGGCCGCCCGCTACGAGCGCGGTCTGTTCGACCCCCACGCGCCCGAGGGCGAGTCCCCCTTCGACCACACCATCTGGGCGATCGTCTCGGACGGCGACCTGGAGGAGGGCATCTCCGCCGAGGCGTCCTCCCTCGCCGGTCACCAGAAGCTGGGCAACCTGGTCTTCCTCTACGACGACAACCACATCTCCATCGAGGGCGACACCGCCACCGCCTTCTCCGAGGACGTACCGAAGCGGTACGAGGCGTACGGCTGGCACGTCCAGCGCATCGAGCCCTCCGCCGACGGCGACATCGACGTCCACGCGCTGCACGCGGCGCTCAAGGCGGCGCAGGCCGAGACCGAGCGCCCCTCGTTCATCGCGATGCGCACGATCATCGCCTGGCCCGCCCCGAACGCGCAGAACACCGAGGCCTCGCACGGCTCGGCGCTCGGCGCCGAGGAGATCGCGGCCACCAAGCGCGTCCTCGGCTCCGACCCCGAGCAGACCTTCGAGGTCGCGGACGAGGTGCTCGCCCACGCCCGCCGCGCCCTGGACCGCGGCGCCGAGGAGCACGCCGCCTGGGACAAGCGGATCGCCGAGTGGCGCACCGCCCAGCCCGAGCGCGCGAAGCTCTTCGACCGGATCGTCGCCGGTCAGCTCCCCGAGGGCTGGGAGCAGTCCCTCCCCGTCTTCGAAGCGGGCACGTCCGTCGCGACGCGTGCCGCGTCCGGCAAGGTCCTCCAGGCACTCGGCGCGGTCATCCCCGAGCTGTGGGGCGGCTCCGCCGACCTCGCGGGCTCGAACAACACCACGATCGACAAGACCAGCTCGTTCCTGCCGAAGGGCAACCCGCTGCCCGAGGCCGACCCGTACGGCCGCACCGTCCACTTCGGCATCCGCGAGCACTCCATGGCCGCGGAGATGAACGGCATCGCGCTGCACGGCAACACCCGTATCTACGGCGGCACCTTCCTGGTGTTCTCCGACTACATGCGCAACGCCGTCCGCCTCTCCGCGCTGATGCAGCTGCCGGTGACGTACGTGTGGACCCACGACTCCATCGGCCTCGGCGAGGACGGCCCCACCCACCAGCCCGTCGAGCACCTCGCCTCGCTGCGCGCCATCCCCGGCCTGAACATCGTCCGCCCGGCCGACGCCAACGAGACGGCGATCGCCTGGCGCGAGATCCTCGAGCGGCACGCCACCCACCCGGCCCCGCACGGCCTTGCGCTGACCCGCCAGGGCGTACCGACGTACGAGGCCAACGAGGACGCGGCGAAGGGCGGTTACGTCCTCCAGGAGGCGTCCACCGGAACCCCGGACGTGGTCCTCATCGCCACCGGCTCCGAGGTGCAGCTCGCCGTCGCGGCGCGCGAGCGGCTGGAGGCCGAGGGCGTCGGCACACGCGTGGTCTCGATGCCGTCCGTGGAGTGGTTCGAGGAGCAGTCGCCGGAGTACCGCGCGAGCGTCCTTCCGCCGTCCGTGAAGGCCCGCGTCGCGGTCGAGGCCGGTATCGGTCTGACCTGGCACCGGTACGTCGGAGACGCCGGACGCATCGTTTCGCTGGAGCACTTCGGCGCCTCCGCCGACGCCGAGACCCTGTTCGCCGAGTTCGGCTTCACCGCCGAGAACGTCGCCGCCGCGGCCCGGGAATCCATCACCGCCGCGCGTGGTTGAGCAGACCGCAAGAAAGAAGATGATCACTGTGAGCAACACCGTCGAAAACCTCGAGCGCCTCTCCGACGAAGGCGTCTCCATCTGGCTGGACGATCTGTCGCGCAAGCGGATCACGTCCGGCAACCTCGCCGAACTCATCGCGCACAAGCACGTGGTGGGCGTCACCACCAACCCGTCCATCTTCCAGGCCGCCATCGGCTCCGGAGAGGGATACGAGGAGCAGCTGGCCGATCTGGCCGTGCGTGGCGTCACGGTCGACGAGGCCGTGCGCATGATGACGACCGCCGACGTGCGCGCCGCCGCCGACATCCTGCGGCCCGTGTACGACGCGACCGGCGGCCGTGACGGCCGGGTCTCCATCGAGGTCGACCCGCGCCTCGCCCACGACACCGAGGCGACGATCGCCGAAGCCAAGCAGCTCGCCTGGCTGGTGGACCGCCCCAACGTGATGATCAAGATTCCGGCGACCAAGGCCGGTCTCCCCGCGATCACCGAGGTCATCGGCCTCGGCATCAGCGTCAACGTCACGCTGATCTTCTCGCTCGAGCGCTACCGCGAGGTGATGGACGCCTACCTCGCCGGTCTGGAGCGGGCGCAGGCCGCGGGCATCGACCTGGCCGGCATCCACTCCGTCGCCTCCTTCTTCGTCTCCCGCGTCGACAGCGAGATCGACAAGCGCCTGGCGAAGGCCGGCACGGACGACGCGCAGGCCCTCAAGGGCAAGGCGGCGCTCGCCAACGCCCGGCTCGCGTACGAGGCGTACGAAGAGGTCTTCGCCGGGGAGCGCTGGACCGCGCTCGCCCCGGCCGGCGCGCACAAGCAGCGTCCGCTGTGGGCCTCGACGGGCGTGAAGGACCCGGCGTACAAGGACACCCTGTACGTCGACGAGCTGGTCGCTCCCGGCACGGTCAACACCATGCCGGAGGGGACCTTGAACGCCACCGCCGACCACGGCGACATCCACGGCGACACGGTGACCGGCGGCTATGCCCAGGCCCGCGCCGACCTGGCCGCCGTGGAGCGGCTGGGGATCTCGTACGACGAGGTCGTGAAGCAGCTGGAGGACGAGGCCGTCGCCAAGTTCGAGGTGGCGTGGGGCGACCTGCTGGAGGCCGTCGCGACCTCGCTGCGCGGCAAGGGAGCTGACGGCGAATGAGCAAGACTCCTTCGACCGGGACGCCGGGCACCGAGAAGCCTGTCACCGGGACGCCGGCCACCGAGACGCCTGTCACGGAGGCTCCGGTCACCGAGGCTCCGGTCACCGAGGCGTCGGCCGTCGACTGGGCCAACCCCCTGCGCGACCCCCGGGACCGCCGTCTCCCCCGTATCGCGGGCCCCTCGGGCCTCGTCATCTTCGGGGTCACCGGCGACCTGTCCCGCAAGAAGCTGATGCCGGCCATCTACGACCTGGCCAACCGCGGTCTGCTCCCGCCGGGCTTCTCGCTCCTCGGGTTCGCCCGCCGGGACTGGGAGGACCAGGACTTCGCGCAGGTGGTGCACGACTCGGTGCGCGAGCACGCCCGCACGGAGTTCCGCGAGGAGGTCTGGCAGCAGCTCGCCGAGGGCATGCGGTTCATCCCGGGCGACTTCGACGACGACATGGCGTTCAAGCAACTGCGCGCGTCCGTCGACGAGCTGGACGCCTCCCGCGGCACCAGCGGCAACTACGCCTTCTATCTCTCGGTACCGCCGAAGTTCTTCCCGAAGGTCGTCCAGCAGCTCAAGAAGCACGGGCTCGCGGACGCGCCGGAGGGCTCCTGGCGGCGTGCGGTCATCGAGAAGCCGTTCGGCCACGACCTGGCCAGCGCGCGTGAGCTGAACGCGATCGTGCACGAGGTGTTCGACCCGGACCAGGTGTTCCGCATCGACCACTACCTGGGTAAGGAGACCGTCCAGAACATCCTGGCGCTCCGCTTCGCCAACCAGATGTACGAGCCGGTCTGGAACCGGTCGTACGTCGACCACGTACAGATCACCATGGCCGAGGACATCGGCATCGGCGGCCGTGCGGGGTACTACGACGGCATCGGTTCGGCCCGTGACGTCATCCAGAACCACCTCCTCCAGCTGATGGCGCTGACCGCCATGGAGGAGCCGGCCGCCTTCGACGCCGAGTCGCTGCTCGCCGAGAAGCTGAAGGTCCTCAAGTCCGTGAAGCTGCCGGGGAACCTGGGCGAGCACACCGTGCGCGGTCAGTACACGGCGAGCTGGCAGGGCGGCGAGCGGGTGCGCGGCTACCTCCAGGAGGACGGCATCGACCCCAGGTCGACGACGGACACCTACGCGGCCGTGAAGCTGGAGGTCGACAACCGCCGCTGGGCGGGCGTCCCCTTCTATCTGCGCACCGGCAAGCGTCTGGGCCGCCGGGTGACCGAGATCGCGGTGGTCTTCCAGCGCGCGCCCCACTCCCCCTTCGACTCGACCGCCACCGAGGAGTTGGGCGCCAACGCGATCGTCGTCCGTGTCCAGCCCGACGAGGGCATGACCGTGCGCTTCGGTTCGAAGGTGCCGGGTACGTCGATGGAGATCCGGGACGTCTCGATGGACTTCGCGTACGGCGAGTCGTTCACCGAGTCCAGCCCGGAGGCGTACGAACGGCTGATCCTGGATGTCCTGCTCGGCGACGCCAATCTCTTCCCCCGCCATCAGGAGGTGGAAGAGTCCTGGAAGATCCTCGACCCGATCGAGGGGTACTGGGACACGCACGGCAAGCCCGCGCAGTACCCCTCGGGATCCTGGGGTCCCGAGGAAGCCGACGAGATGCTCGCACGAGACGGACGGAGCTGGCGCAGGCCATGAAGATCGACCTGACCGACACCACGGCAAGCAAGATCAACAAGGCGCTCGTGCAGGGACGCCATGCCATCGGCACTCCCGCCGTGGGCATGGTCCTGACGATGGTCATCGTGACCGACGAGGAGAACGCCTACGACGCGCTCAAGGCGGCCGAGGAGGCCTCGCGCGAGCACCCGTCGCGCACCCTGGTCGTCATCAAGCGCGTCGCCCGCACCCCGCGCGACCGCACGCAGTCCCGCCTGGACGCGGAGGTGCGGGTCGGCTCGGACGCGGGTACCGGGGAGACGGTGATCCTGCGGACGTACGGCGAGGTCTCCGACCACGCCGACTCGGTGGTCCTGCCGCTGCTGCTGCCGGACGCCCCGGTCGTCGTCTGGTGGCCGGTGGACGCGCCCGACATCCCGTCGAAGGACCCGCTGGGCGCCCTCGCGCAGCGCCGGATCACCGACATGTACGCGGTGGAGGCACCGCTCGCCGCGTTGGAGGCCCGGGTCTCCTCGTACGCGCCGGGCGACACCGACCTGGCCTGGACCCGGCTCACCCCGTGGCGTTCGATGCTGGCCGCGGCCCTCGACCAGGCCCGTACGCCGGTGATCTCGGCCGCCGTCGAGAGCGAGGCGGAGAACCCGAGCGCCGAACTGCTGGCCCGCTGGCTGGGCGCCCGTCTGCATGTGCCGGTGGAGCGGGTCGTCACCGCGGGCCCCGTGGTGACGGCCGTACGGCTCGGCACCGAGAAGGGCGAGATCCTCATCGACCGCCCCGAGGGCCCGCTGGCCACGCTGTCCCTGCCGGGCCAGCCCGCGCGCACCCTCGCGCTGAAGGTCCGCAGCACCTCCGAACTGATCGCCGAGGAGCTGCGACGCCTCGACGCGGACGAGATGTACGCCATCGCCCTGCGCGGCGAGGCGGCCGAGGAGAACACCAGTCATGTCTGACAGCCCCAGGCTCACCCGTCGCCCCGAGTGGACGGAACTGGAGGACCATCGCGCGGGTCCGCTGCTCCACCCGGCGCTGCGTGAGCTGTTCGCGGCGGACCCCGAGCGGGCCGAGCGCTATGTCGTGCGGGCCGGCGATCTGCGCCTCGACTACTCCAAGCACCTCATCACGGACGAGACCCTCGCCCTGCTCCAGGAACTCGCCACCGCCACCGACGTGTTCGGGCTGCGGGACGCCATGTTCCGGGGCGAGAAGATCAACGTCACCGAGAACCGCGCCGTCCTGCACACCGCGCTGCGCGCCCCGCGCGACGCCGTGATCGAGGTCGACGGCGAGAACGTCGTCCCGGCCGTGCACGCCGTGCTCGACAGGATGGCCGACTTCGCCGACCGGGTCCGCTCGGGCGAGTGGACCGGGCACACCGGCAGCCGCATCCGCACGGTCGTCAACATCGGTATCGGCGGCTCGGACCTGGGCCCCGCGATGGCGTACGAGGCGCTGCGGGCCTTCACCGACCGCTCGCTGACCGTGCGGTTCGTGTCGAACGTGGACGGCGCCGATCTGCACGAAGCCGTACGGGACCTGGACCCGGCGGAAACCCTGTTCGTCATCGCGTCCAAGACCTTCACGACCATCGAGACGATCACGAACGCCACCTCGGCGCGGTCCTGGCTCCTCGCCGGGCTCGACGGGGACGAGAAGGCGGTCGCCAAGCACTTCGTGGCGCTGTCGACGAACGCCGGGAAGGTGTCGGACTTCGGCATCGACACGGCGAACATGTTCGAGTTCTGGGACTGGGTCGGCGGCCGCTACTCGTTCGACTCCGCGATCGGTCTGTCGCTGATGATCGCGATCGGGCCGGAGCGGTTCCGCGAGCTGCTCGACGGGTTCAGGATCGTCGACGAACACTTCCGCACCGCGCCCGCGGAGGCCAACGCGCCTTTGCTGCTCGGCCTGCTGGGTGTCTGGTACGGCTCGTTCTTCGGTGCCCAGTCGCACGCCGTGCTGCCGTACTCGCACTATCTGTCCAAGTTCACCGCCTACTTGCAGCAGCTGGACATGGAGTCCAACGGCAAGTCCGTGGACCGGGACGGCCATCCCGTGGAGTGGCAGACCGGCCCGGTGGTGTGGGGTACGCCCGGCACCAACGGACAGCACGCGTACTACCAGTTGCTCCACCAGGGCACCAAGGTCATCCCGGCCGACCTGATCGGGTTCATCAACCCGGTCGACGGGCTGAGCGACGAACTGGCGGCCCAGCACGACCTGTTGATGGCCAACCTCTTCGCCCAGGGCCAGGCCCTCGCCTTCGGCAAGACCGGCGACGAGGTACGCGCCGAGGGAGTGCCGGAGGAGCAGGTGCCGCACCGCACCTTCCGCGGCAACCACCCCACCACCACGATCCTGGCCGCCGAGCTGACCCCGTCGGTCCTCGGCCAGCTCATCGCCCTCTACGAGCACAAGGTGTTCGTCCAGGGCGCGATCTGGAACATCGACTCCTTCGACCAGTGGGGCGTCGAACTCGGCAAGGTCCTCGCCAAACGCGTCGAGCCCGCCCTCACCGAAGGCGCGGACGTACCCGGCCTCGACCCCTCCACCGCCGCCCTCGTGGCCGCGTACCGCACTCACCGGAAGAAGTGAAAGGGCATGACAGCGATGCAGCTCGGACTGATCGGTCTCGGCAAAATGGGCGGCAACATGCGCGAGCGGATCCGCCGCGCGGGCCACACGGTCGTCGGCTACGACCGCAACCCCGAGGTCTCGGACGTCAGTAGCCTCACCGAACTCGTGAGCGCCCTCGAAGGCCCGCGCGTGGTCTGGGTGATGGTCCCCGCGGGCGCCCCGACCCAGTCCGTCGTCGACGAGCTCGGCGACCTGCTCTCCCCCGGCGACACCGTCGTCGACGGCGGCAACTCCCGCTGGACGGACGACGAGAAGCACGCCGAGGAGCTGGCCGCCAAGGGCATCGGCTTCGTCGACGCGGGCGTCTCGGGTGGTGTGTGGGGTCTCCAGAACGGCTATGCGCTGATGGTGGGCGGCGACGCGGAGCACATCGCTCGCGTCCAGCCGATCTTCGACGCGCTCAAGCCGGAGGGCGACTTCGGGTTCGTCCACGCGGGCAAGGTCGGCGCGGGCCACTTCTCGAAGATGGTCCACAACGGCATCGAGTACGCCATGATGCAGGCGTACGCCGAGGGCTGGGAGCTCCTCGAGAAGGTCGACTCCGTGACCGATGTGCGCGCGGTCTTCCGCTCCTGGCAGGAGGGCACCGTCATCCGCTCCTGGCTGCTCGACCTCGCGGTCAACGCCCTGGACGAGGACGAGCACCTGGAGAAGCTGCGCGGCTACGCCGAGGACTCCGGCGAGGGCCGGTGGACCGTCGAGGCGGCCATCCACAACGCCGTGCCGCTGCCCGCGATCACCGCCTCCCTCTTCGCGCGGTTCGCCTCCCGCCAGGACGACTCGCCGCAGATGAAGATGGTCGCGGCGCTGCGCAACCAGTTCGGCGGCCACGCCGTCGAGTCAGCGGAGTAGGGCTCCATGGGCGACCTCATACTGGTCCGCCACGGCGAGACCGAGTGGAGCCTGTCGGGCCGGCACACCAGCCGGACCGACCTGCCCCTCACCCACCACGGTGAGGAGCAGGCCAAGTCCCTGGCGCCCTTCTTCGCCGGGCGCTCGTTCGCCCGCGTCCTCACCAGCCCCCTCGACCGCGCGGTGCGCACGGCGGAGCTGGCCGGGCTGACCGGGGCCGTGACCGACCCCGACCTGCACGAGTGGGACTACGGCGGGTACGAGGGCATCACGACCGTCGAGATCCACCGCACCCGGCCCGACTGGGACCTGTGGACCGACGGCGTGCCGTCGGCCTCGGACGGGTCCCGCGGTGAGTCGCCGCAGGAGGTGGGAGAGCGCGCCGACCGTGTGCTGTCCCGGGTGGACGCGGCGCTCCGGGGTGACGGAGAAGACGTGGTCCTGGTGGCCCACGCCCACTTCCTGCGGGTCGTGACCGCGCGCCGCCTGGGCCTGCCTCCCGAGCAAGGGCGGCTCTTCCGGCTCGCCACCGGCACGGTCAGCCGGCTGTCCACCGAACACGGACGTCCGGTGATCGCGACGTGGAACGAGTCGGGAACTTCCCACGGGCACCACTAGTTTCTACGTTGCTGTAGAGAAAAGGTTACGGCCCGCCCACTGGGGCGGGCCGGCCCGCGACAACGAACGTATGGAGTCCTCATGGCCCTGTGGGACCGCATCAAAGAGTCCGCGTCGACGATGCAGACCCAGCTCGAGGCGAAGAAGAACGACCTGAAGAGCGGCGCCTTCCGCGATGCGAGCATGGCGATGTGCGCACTCGTGGCGGCGGCGGACGGGTCGGTGGACCCGTCCGAGCGGCAGCGTGTGGCCCAGCTGATCGCCACCAACGAGGTGTTGCAGAACTTCGACGCCGACGACCTGCGGCGCCGCTTCGACGCGAACCTGGACAAGCTGACCGCCGACTTCGCCTTCGGCAAGGTCAGCGTGCTCCAGGAGATCGCCAAGGCCAAGAAGAAGCCCGCCGAGGCGCGTGCCGTCATCCAGATCGGCATCGTCATCGGCGGCGCCGACGGCGACTTCGACAAGACCGAGCAGGCCGTCGTACGGGAGGCGTGCTTCGCCCTCGACCTGCCGCCGCACGAGTTCGACCTGTAGCGGCCGCCCAGCTCCACCCCCGGCCCCGGTCACGCACGTCTTCGCACTCGCTCCGCACCCCTGGTGCGGGCGGGCCCGTCGGCGTGGTGGCCGGGGCCGCGGTCGTCGAAGGGGAGCGCCGGTCGTCGAAGGTGAGCGCCGCGTCCACCGGTCCGCGCGGCCTCGGCAGGGGAACCCGCGGGCGAACGGCGCGTACCCGAGACGACACCCGACCGCCACACTGACGTGGACAAAACACCGCTTCCCGGCCAAGTGTTCGTAGAGGGCGACGAGAGGCGCGCATGGCGGGAAAGCCCCGCCGTGGGCACTCCGGGGCGCCGGCAGCGTGCCGGCCCCTGTCCCGTACGCATCCGTGCGAAGGAAGCGACCGATGACCGAGACCGGGCGGCACGAACAGCAGTACGAGCGGTATGAGGGTGGCAGTCCCGAGGCGGAGCGCCAGGTGTTCGAGCGGCTGGCCCGGGAGATCATGGAAGTCCAGGTCAAAAACCAGCGGGCCCAGGGCGGCGGGATCTCGCGCACCTTCCACGCCAAGGCGCCGCTGGCCGTGGAGAACGCGCGACTGCGCTTCCACGACGACCTGCCCGAGGCCCTGCGGGTCGGCTTCGCCCAGCCGGGCGCCGACTATCCGGCGACCGTGCGCCTGTCCAACGCGAGCGGCGTCCAGCAGGGTGACGGATCGCCCGACCTGCGCGGTGCGGCCGTCCGCGTACGGGTGTCGGAGGACGAGAGCCACGATCTGCTGGCGACCAGCCATCCGGTTTCGCACGCCCGCGACGCCCGGGAGTTCGTGGCCTTCGCCAAGGCGATGGCGGGTGCCCGCAGCCCCCTCCAGAAGGCCTTCGGGCTGTTCGTGAAACTCCCGCTGGCCGTGGGCCTCGGCACCGCGAACCGGATGCGGCGCAATGTGCAGGCGGCGGCCCGGCACACCGTCGACTCCCTCGCGAGCGAGACGTACTGGAGCCGCGGGGCGATCCTGTGGGGCGAGGCGGGTCCGGTGCGCTATCTGCTGCGTCCGGCCCCGGGCAGCCCGCCGCCGCTCCCCTGCGACCCGAACGACCCGGACTTCCTGCACCGCGAGCTGGCGCAGCGGCTGGCCAGGACGGACATCGCGTTCGACCTGTGCGTGCAAAGGTTCGTCGATGAACGCCGCACCCCGGTCGAGGACGCCTCGGTGGAGTGGCAGGAGGCGATCGCGCCCGCACAGCCGATCGCCCGGCTCACCATTCCGGGGCAGGACCTCGACGACGCGAAGGCGCGCACCGTCGCCCGCCGGATCGAGGACCTCGCCTTCAACCCCTGGCACACGACGGACGACTTCCGTCCGCTCGGCAACATCAACCGGGCCCGCAAGGCCGCGTACGGGGCGAGCAGCGCGCACCGGCTCGGGCTGCGGTTCAGCACCGCGGAGCCGTGGCAGAACCGGCTGCTCACGCCACCCGCGGGTGCGGCCTTCGGCCTGCTGAACCGAGTGCTGCCCTGGCACCGGCTGCCGTTGCGGCTGAGCCTGCTGAACCTGGTGTTCCTGCGGAAGGCGCTGCGCCGCTTCAACCTGATCGACACCGAGCCCCGCGAGGCTCCCCCGAAGGCCCAGCCGGTACCGGAGCCGATTCCGGAGCGGCTGCGCACCGAGCGGTCCTACGACGGCTCGTACGACGATCTGTCCGAGCCGGGGATGGGCGCCGTGGGCGCCGCCTTCGGCCGCAACGTCACGCCGGACTACCGGCCCGACCTCTTCGACACCCCGAACCCGGTGACGGTCAGCCGCCGGCTCCTGTACCGCGAGAGCTTCCAGCCCGCGACCTCGCTCAACATCCTCGCGGCCGCGTGGATCCAGTTCC from Streptomyces avermitilis MA-4680 = NBRC 14893 includes the following:
- a CDS encoding glycoside hydrolase family 16 protein; translated protein: MSETSGISARRRSLRRALVAVLGTLSLAAAAATAATLPANASAPTPPAGWTQVFLDDFNGAAGSGVSTANWQYDTGTSYPGGAANWGTGEVETMTSSSNNVSLDGNGNLRITPLRDSAGNWTSGRIETNRTDFQPPAGGTLRVESRIQLPNVTGAAAKGYWPAFWMLGAPYRGNYQNWPSVGELDIMENVQGLNTDWATVHCGTNPGGPCNETSGIGGNTPCAGTTCQASFHTYAMEWDRSTSTEEIRFYLDGVNFHTVKASQVDATTWANATGHGFFVILNVAMGGGFPAAFGGGPDSGTDPGHPMVVDYVQVLQSSGGSGTTPPPSGSRDAYSAIQAESYDSQSGTSTETTTDTGGGQNIGSLGNGDWALYKGVDFGSTAAKQFYARVASGAAAGVSGLVEVRLDSRTGSPVGSFSVAGTGGWQSWRTVPANISSVTGTHDVYLTFTSGQSADFVNVNWFDFGH
- a CDS encoding helix-turn-helix domain-containing protein, which produces MADRTTRAAHEGDGIRTFPFPVDLSVFGVGMQVGPMGADRIWHADAPLDRVHRIDFHVVMVFHDGPVRHMIDFAEYEASAGDVLWIRPGQVHRFSRTDEYRGTVLTMQPGFLPRATVEATGLYRYDLPPLLHPDPDRLAALEHSLAQLEREYVDTTTLPLSLHTSVLRHTLTAFLFRLAHLAVSSAQAGREQTDTTFTRFRDAVEKGFATNHSVSAYADTLGYSRRTLVRAVRAATGQTPKGFIDKRVTLEAKRLLAHTDLPIGRVGAAVGFPDSANFSKFFHQHTDTTPAAFRAELR
- the tkt gene encoding transketolase, producing MSTHTHDSFEWTDLDRRAVDTARLLAADAVQKVGNGHPGTAMSLAPAAYTIFQKVMRHDPADPEWTGRDRFVLSPGHTSLTLYTQLFLAGYELELDDLKAFRTHGSKTPGHPEYGHTAGVETTTGPLGQGAANAVGMAMAARYERGLFDPHAPEGESPFDHTIWAIVSDGDLEEGISAEASSLAGHQKLGNLVFLYDDNHISIEGDTATAFSEDVPKRYEAYGWHVQRIEPSADGDIDVHALHAALKAAQAETERPSFIAMRTIIAWPAPNAQNTEASHGSALGAEEIAATKRVLGSDPEQTFEVADEVLAHARRALDRGAEEHAAWDKRIAEWRTAQPERAKLFDRIVAGQLPEGWEQSLPVFEAGTSVATRAASGKVLQALGAVIPELWGGSADLAGSNNTTIDKTSSFLPKGNPLPEADPYGRTVHFGIREHSMAAEMNGIALHGNTRIYGGTFLVFSDYMRNAVRLSALMQLPVTYVWTHDSIGLGEDGPTHQPVEHLASLRAIPGLNIVRPADANETAIAWREILERHATHPAPHGLALTRQGVPTYEANEDAAKGGYVLQEASTGTPDVVLIATGSEVQLAVAARERLEAEGVGTRVVSMPSVEWFEEQSPEYRASVLPPSVKARVAVEAGIGLTWHRYVGDAGRIVSLEHFGASADAETLFAEFGFTAENVAAAARESITAARG
- the tal gene encoding transaldolase → MITVSNTVENLERLSDEGVSIWLDDLSRKRITSGNLAELIAHKHVVGVTTNPSIFQAAIGSGEGYEEQLADLAVRGVTVDEAVRMMTTADVRAAADILRPVYDATGGRDGRVSIEVDPRLAHDTEATIAEAKQLAWLVDRPNVMIKIPATKAGLPAITEVIGLGISVNVTLIFSLERYREVMDAYLAGLERAQAAGIDLAGIHSVASFFVSRVDSEIDKRLAKAGTDDAQALKGKAALANARLAYEAYEEVFAGERWTALAPAGAHKQRPLWASTGVKDPAYKDTLYVDELVAPGTVNTMPEGTLNATADHGDIHGDTVTGGYAQARADLAAVERLGISYDEVVKQLEDEAVAKFEVAWGDLLEAVATSLRGKGADGE
- the zwf gene encoding glucose-6-phosphate dehydrogenase, with the protein product MSKTPSTGTPGTEKPVTGTPATETPVTEAPVTEAPVTEASAVDWANPLRDPRDRRLPRIAGPSGLVIFGVTGDLSRKKLMPAIYDLANRGLLPPGFSLLGFARRDWEDQDFAQVVHDSVREHARTEFREEVWQQLAEGMRFIPGDFDDDMAFKQLRASVDELDASRGTSGNYAFYLSVPPKFFPKVVQQLKKHGLADAPEGSWRRAVIEKPFGHDLASARELNAIVHEVFDPDQVFRIDHYLGKETVQNILALRFANQMYEPVWNRSYVDHVQITMAEDIGIGGRAGYYDGIGSARDVIQNHLLQLMALTAMEEPAAFDAESLLAEKLKVLKSVKLPGNLGEHTVRGQYTASWQGGERVRGYLQEDGIDPRSTTDTYAAVKLEVDNRRWAGVPFYLRTGKRLGRRVTEIAVVFQRAPHSPFDSTATEELGANAIVVRVQPDEGMTVRFGSKVPGTSMEIRDVSMDFAYGESFTESSPEAYERLILDVLLGDANLFPRHQEVEESWKILDPIEGYWDTHGKPAQYPSGSWGPEEADEMLARDGRSWRRP